The following coding sequences are from one Aethina tumida isolate Nest 87 chromosome 2, icAetTumi1.1, whole genome shotgun sequence window:
- the LOC109594604 gene encoding calcineurin-binding protein cabin-1-like isoform X2 — MLKIKALNREASSDEEVPVIRKEAQEEIALELYNKSLRLRKAGDLQESESILIKLIEENIPLLENNGGLPKSMSTLKYSCYLNLGDIYLNKENIAKALEQYLTASELDGDDVTLWYNIGNLSLKEGKFRQSAYAFSRGLECSEYHWPCLDNLISVLFAIRDTISCLCYIGKALIRDPDYTKGLVIRAQIYRDNPGTKDYYKLYNPEHVWEPSLDIKIAEEDEVYYLKEADELRQRVLEVEKSLSPKYLQEIPLPKPLEEYTWVSLAKTVVHLHQYLTDNDMSHFTLIDMSKCMSLTEAPPKQPLLIGELLEQAQKSPEKVNESPKEQPPASSDEKMEAESIIERRFSQTSETTTNNDGQENTPVQTDNDEPMEQDTEDQDENDTSKSEKTKPSRGSKRKRDLLLDLKVWGWHSKRKYQKKGNKEKDISIEDALNRIIPKYLLENKITSNTVNISEESMNTMDLYKMYVDEKEINFISPIQSPKSGNTEHYFGTNAEKEDVLQLWTKPRTYTDTVVLIKDFVITISKFWHIKWPKELIDLYVEAYKMYREHYDVPQIFSGDCSFEDMRDDALATLLYGELVNFTLEGKEVIHISNISFLQHISGWHEDWKEEYVSFFNRVYWLRAHLFRMENDNDLAARSLLLVEELINEEEKKSADKYFLYLPNCMKFGIITSKVAEKILKHLDVVNSLGTVQNLYKEERYVEVAEIIKATFSLPGSNSIQVGRVGRPAQLGFLLHSLWFTNTTDCFIWTEECFKESLDNYLKPNKDYEKWEGMVQKCLSILQEIIKSDTVSILDVLNEDKRKRLVESLCKIICKQMNSLGTMPLDSVSPWILLHYVLLREEHRKQASKKVCHIKKDQKSEISETAIQNDEPESDDVPPSIRILFSAHEFLGPREWCLTGNGELLHFILDTILDRLDTPIFDHLREKIDIHIEQSLFCLYQYPTKSNKVSRHLADHNVTPLHLTWERGFQLYEFYVPTSLPEFNSFKNESISTDLKDLLKRIIGLVPPENDPKQTLSKVNDFLTGKSDTLPEVIEFPNKIRAIYYLIGDYHFKQKEFIKCMKYFQMDICINPHRLDSWACLGLGYSSQLDNKLNFCKKIKSESEFLDIAKSAQTCFRKALSLAPERLILWIECGSFEYMVHSYCSRLLKFESEKFSMEKFELLESQKEHYLDSSGTSLENAIALYEDNDNETDERWLQYYIIGKIAEKKQKEPTEYLQYYVTASNLLHENSATYPEKINYNNPQHLAVEALELHYRINASVLKYLESNEGKDIPHTLGTFFKKCLRTTLLTKISKVTEKPQLNVPVTSYSQVSQPQSVISTSQVPQSQAVAERSSFQEQCLNPTNKQPDDGKSAAKTELEESITESVVKCQRSEEVIEQPEKMECDKPDEEDVTDIKKEIKEECAKEVKSNKEEEPLKVVAEIVILSDSDDEIVMTSQTEEGKKYSEEIQKQREELERKQNEQTENVIKEESKGFKGEPKTTSLDAKDVQQVLDEMMRETMRKTEQEAAELDSDKSFTDEKKETSFSEVMDLNINNSLVKMEIDQPKEVDTVRENVPSMEVDRNNIIKMEVNNDLPEKSKTDERENEKTASERSKSESGTEGIRTSLDDDDSSSSSGSSSSSSTTSGSDSDDTSSSSTTTTTATDNENLSNSEILSLVDKCIAGLELCIQRLPQNYKALYRLAHVYYNYKAKKDFSKSKQLLLSQYKCSKDGVLINGLFSERKPNNFFNNIWRIPSTEIDRPGSLAAHMNRCLSLLLQILQRTNDNKTLMDLCIQLRKTPDQDKIYIKDSDRLAFSDQALEMCIQSLRSQVKNIQTMSYNAKVKLLQDIFRVHQRVSKHYTAKESVFASMLSEAYKKFKDDKLPENVNPLDCAIKFCQQNKVQEKTKTPIATTPSLPRSPGLAIPPVLPSPTAVPSTSSTPLKRPGMGRPRGRPPLPKVPGQPKPSRGRSSSSTNYSYNLAVAGIMKQYQDMYTQYQMQQFNQFLAQGSLTNPYGSVNLANQFLATQSNLLLPGNLGKTMGSTDPQMPMAPLMDSLKKKSGHADVSSLLADMNNEQLNYLQSLTYASMNKPTTTKNFPSSSRKNISSPGNKMNVPTTKAAMSTSSALSMGSSMGKQYISSATTTSTKSVTPGAGIKYSPSTVTSTKMNLPSTSGNQTPKSRPSSAILSKPYKYAASDVPQLLGTGITKSGSQMFKEPSTSILKNTMSPSTMKSAITSSPTKVHHSVPKENPGVYLKERPSISITPVTSTATPPVVSTASFVSPSIPSSPGKTLQEKLADKQKQHQHSNKAQSKHMESPADIFTKEHISSANLMKSLNLTNLPSSLSVSKAVVSSPQLPPGLSISAASNVSTSHYRTDLGMSHPLCMPKYQEPILPPSLSVSKASVPVSSSIAGKFQQPMAVPKDQISPSYKQKQKNSTQALKKGGPTIVNPNSGMSINVSPTKGPDPNKESKTSMDLTRKSEKIPKISVRQDLVSSISKNVDLEALKRIQSSGSVDILNVSPSSSKGMKKKTALDSPISTTITRVGPSKKETKFHLTGTPKDAGSSTSVNDDDDDIILVE, encoded by the exons atgttaaaaatcaaagcTCTAAACAGAGAAGCATCTTCTGATGAAGAAGTTCCTGTCATTAGAAAGGAAGCTCag GAAGAGATAGCTCTTGAATTATACAATAAGTCCCTGAGACTTCGAAAAGCTGGAGATCTTCAAGAGTcagaatcaattttaataaaacttatagaAGAAAATATACCACTACTTGAAAATAATGGAGGTCTTCCAAAATCTATGTCGACCCTTAAATATTCCTGTTACTTGAATTTAGgagacatatatttaaataaggaaaatattGCTAAAGCTTTAGAGCAGTATTTGACA GCTTCAGAATTGGATGGTGATGATGTGACACTGTGGTATAATATAGGTAACTTATCATtaaaagaaggaaaatttagACAATCTGCTTATGCATTTTCTAGA gGACTCGAATGTAGTGAATATCATTGGCCATGCTTAGACaatttgatttcagttttGTTTGCTATTAGAGATACAATTTCTTGTCTTTGTTACATTGGTAAAGCTCTTATTAGAGATCCAGATTATACTAAAGGTTTGGTTATACGTGCCCAAATTTATAGAGACAATCCAGGCACAAAGGATTATTACAAGTTGTATAACCCAGAACA TGTTTGGGAACCTTCACTTGATATCAAAATTGCTGAAGAAGATgaagtttattatttgaaagaagCTGATGAGTTAAGGCAAAGAGTCCTTGAGGTTGAAAAATCGCTTTCACCAAAATATCTACAAGAAATCCCACTACCTAAACCTCTGGAGGAATACACTTGGGTTTCACTTGCTAAAACAGTGGTTCATCTACATCAATATTTAACTGACAATGATATG agtcACTTTACATTGATTGATATGAGTAAGTGTATGAGTCTGACTGAAGCTCCCCCCAAACAACCTCTTTTGATTGGGGAACTGCTTGAACAAGCTCAAAAATCACCTGAAAAAGTTAATGAATCACCTAAAGAACAACCCCCAGCAAGTTCTGATGAAAAAATGGAGGCAGAATCTATAATAGAAAGACGATTTTCGCAAACCAGTGAAACCACAACAAATAATGATGGACAGGAAAACACTCCAGTTCAAACAGACAATGATGAG CCAATGGAACAAGATACAGAAGATCAGGATGAAAATGATACATCTAAGTCTGAAAAAACTAAGCCAAGCAGAGGTTCCAAGAGGAAACGTGATTTATTGCTGGACTTGAAAGTTTGGGGATGGCACAGTAAAAGAAAATACCAGAAAAAAGGCAATAAGGAAAAAGACATCAGTATAGAGGATgctttaaatagaataatccCAAAATATTTACT tgagaataaaattacttcaaaTACTGTGAACATCTCAGAGGAATCAATGAACACAATGgatttatacaaaatgtatGTGGATGAGaaggaaataaatttcatatcacCAATTCAATCGCCCAAATCTGGAAACac CGAACATTATTTCGGTACTAACGCTGAAAAAGAGGATGTCTTACAACTGTGGACAAAACCACGTACATATACCGATACGGTTGTACTGATAAAGGATTTTGTAATAaccatttctaaattttggcATATTAAGTGGCCCAAAGAATTGATAGATTTGTATGTTGAAGCATATAAGATGTATAGAGAACATTATGATGTGCCTCAAATATTTTCTGGTGATTGTTCTTTTGAAGATATGAGAGATGATGCATTGGCCACTTTGTTATATGGTGAACTGGTGAATTTTACACTTGAGGG taaagaGGTCATTCATATTTccaatattagttttttacaaCACATAAGTGGTTGGCATGAAGATTGGAAAGAAGAATATGTGTCCTTCTTCAACAGAGTTTACTGGCTTAGAGCACACTTATTTAGAATGGAGAATGATAATGATTTAGCAGCCAGATCATTACTATTG gtTGAAGAGTTGATAAATGAAGAGGAAAAGAAGTCTGCAgacaaatatttcttgtacTTGCCTAATTGTATGAAATTTGGGATTATAACAAGTAAAGTGGCTGAAAAAATTCTGAAACATTTGGATGT gGTAAATTCTTTGGGTACTGTGCAGAATTTGTATAAAGAAGAAAGATATGTAGAAGttgctgaaattattaaagcaaCTTTCTCACTACCAGGAAGCAATAGCATTCAAGTGGGAAGAGTGGGTCGTCCTGCACAGTTAGGGTTTTTGTTGCATTCTCTCTGGTTTACCAATACGACCGACTGTTTTATTTGGACAGAAGAGTGCTTCAAAGAATCTCTAGACAATTACTTAAAACCAAACAAGGACTATGAAAAATGGGAGGGAATggttcaaaagtgtttgtctatattacaagaaataataaaatctgatACTGTTAGTATCt tgGATGTATTAAATGAAGATAAAAGAAAAAGGCTGGTGGAGTCACTATGCAAAATAATATGCAAACAAATGAATTCTTTGGGTACAATGCCATTGGATTCTGTCTCTCCTTGGATATTATTGCATTATGTACTGTTAAG GGAGGAACACCGTAAACAAGCAAGTAAAAAAGTATGTCACATTAAGAAAGATCAGAAATCGGAAATATCTGAAACCGCAATCCAAAATGACGAACCTGAAAGTGATGATGTACCCCCTTCAATTAGGATTCTATTTTCAGCACATGAATTTCTag gaCCACGAGAATGGTGTTTAACCGGTAACGGAGAGCtgcttcattttattttggaCACAATACTGGATCGTTTGGACACTCCCATATTTGATCACTTGAGGGAGAAAATTGACATTCATATTGAACAGTCACTATTTTGCCTATATCAGTATCCCACTAAATCCAATAAGGTATCTCGCCATTTAGCCGATCACAATGTAACTCCATTACATTTAACTTGGGAGAGAGGATTCCAACTGTACGAGTTTTATGTTCCTACAAGTTTGCCTGAATTCAATTCCTTCAAAAATGAGAGCATTTCTACTGATTTAAAAGACCtcttaaaacgaattataggACTTGTACCACCAGAAAATGATCCCAAACAAACATTGTCCAAAGTCAATGATTTTCTGACTGGCAAATCAGATACTTTACCTGAAGTGATAGAATTCCCAAACAAAATCAGGGCAATTTACTATCTGATTGGCGATTATCACTTCAAACAAAAGGAGTTCATCAAGTGCATGAAATATTTCCAAATGGATATTTGCATCAATCCTCACAGATTAGACTCTTGGGCGTGTCTTGGCTTAGGATATTCAAGTCAGTTAgacaataaactaaatttttgtaagaaaataaaatcggAGTCCGAATTTTTGGACATCGCTAAATCAGCCCAGACATGTTTTAGGAAAGCATTGTCTCTGGCTCCGgaacgtttaattttatggattgAATGTGGATCATTTGAATATATGGTTCACTCTTACTGTtccagattattaaaattcgaaTCTGAGAAGTTTAGTATGGAGAA atTTGAACTATTAGAAAGTCAAAAGGAACATTATTTGGATAGTTCAGGAACAAGTTTAGAGAATGCAATTGCCTTATATgaagataatgataatgagACTGATGAAAGATGGCTACAGTATTATATAATAGGTAAAATTGcggagaaaaaacaaaaagaaccTACAGAATATCTTCAGTATTACGTTACA gcaAGCAATTTATTGCACGAAAACTCTGCAACATATCCAGAAAAGATCAACTACAATAATCCTCAACATTTGGCTGTTGAAGCTTTGGAACTCCATTATAGAATAAACGCGTctgttctaaaatatttagaatctaACGAGGGTAAAGATATTCCTCATACATTGggtacatttttcaaaaagtgtTTAAGAACAACTCTTCTTACAAAAATCTCCAAGGTGACTGAAAAACCTCAATTAAACGTTCCTGTGACTTCATATTCACAGGTGTCACAGCCACAGTCTGTGATTTCTACATCACAGGTTCCACAGTCACAAGCTGTGGCTGAGAGAAGTAGTTTTCAAGAACAGTGTTTGAATCCAACGAATAAACAACCAGATGATGGGAAATCAGCAGCAAAAACAGAATTGGAAGAGTCAATAACAGAATCAGTTGTAAAGTGCCAAAGGTCAGAAGAAGTGATTGAGCAACCAGAAAAAATGGAGTGTGATAAGCCAGATGAAGAAGATGTTacagatataaaaaaagaGATCAAAGAGGAATGTGCAAAAGAGGTAAAGTCTAACAAGGAAGAAGAGCCGCTTAAGGTGGTAGCTGAGATCGTCATTTTGTCCGATTCCGATGATGAAATAGTTATGACTTCACAGACAGAAG agGGTAAGAAATATTCAGAGGAAATTCAAAAGCAAAGAGAAGAACTAGAGCGTAAACAAAATGAACAAACGGAGAATGTTATAAAGGAGGAATCCAAAGGATTTAAGGGGGAACCCAAAACTACATCACTTGATGCCAAAGACGTTCAACAAGTTTTAGATGAAATGATGAGGGAAACTATGAGAAAAACGGAGCAAGAGGCTGCAGAACTTGATTCAGATAAGAGCTTCACTGatgaaaaaaaagaaacttcTTTCTCTGAAGTTATGGATCTGAATATCAATAATTCTTTAGTGAAAATGGAAATAGATCAACCCAAAGAAGTTGACACTGTGAGAGAAAACGTGCCAAGTATGGAAGTAGAtagaaataacataataaaaatggaagTTAATAACGATTTACCTGAGAAGAGCAAAACTGATGAACGGGAGAATGAAAAAACCGCATCTGAAAGATCAAAGAGTGAAAGTGGTACTGAAGGCATAAgg acTTCATTAGACGATGACGATTCTAGTTCTTCAAGTGGGTCTAGCAGTAGTTCAAGTACGACTTCCGGTTCAGATAGTGATGATACAAGTTCTTCTTCAACTACCACCACTACAGCAACTgacaatgaaaatttatcaaatagtGAAATTCTCTCATTAGTGGATAAATGTATTGCAG GATTGGAACTATGCATTCAAAGATTGCCTCAAAATTACAAAGCCCTATATAGATTAGCACACGTTTATTACAACTACAAGGCTAAAAAAGATTTCTCTAAGAGTAAACAGTTATTGCTGTCGCAATATAAATGTAGCAAGGATGGTGTATTAATCAATGGATTATTTTCTGAAAGAAAgcctaataatttttttaat aatatttggaGGATTCCGTCAACGGAAATCGACAGACCTGGAAGTCTTGCTGCTCACATGAATCGTTGTTTGTCATtactattacaaatattacaaagGACTAATGACAACAAGACATTAATGGATTTGTGCATACAATTGAGAAAAACACCAGATCAAGACAa aatttatattaaggATTCTGATAGACTGGCATTCTCTGATCAAGCTTTAGAAATGTGCATCCAAAGTTTACGTTCTcaagtgaaaaatattcagacTATGTCTTATAACGCTAAAGTCAAATTACTGCAAGACATCTTCAGGGTCCACCAAAGAGTTTCTAAACACTACACAGCCAAAGAAAGCGTATTTGCTTCTATGCTTTCTGAAGcctataagaaatttaaggaCGATAAG ttgcCCGAAAATGTAAACCCGTTAGATTGTGCCATAAAGTTCTGCCAGCAAAATAAAGTGCAGGAGAAGACCAAGACACCAATAGCAACTACGCCGTCATTGCCACGAAGTCCTGGTTTAGCCATT CCTCCAGTGTTACCGTCACCGACAGCAGTGCCATCCACATCTTCCACTCCTTTGAAACGTCCGGGAATGGGACGACCAAGAGGACGTCCGCCATTGCCTAAAGTACCTGGTCAGCCAAAACCGTCCAGGGGGCGAAGTTCTAGTTCCACCAATTACAGTTACAATCTTGCAGTTGCAGGTATTATGAAACAATACCAGGATATGTACACTCAGTATCAGATGCAGCAGTTTAACCAATTTCTGGCACAAGGTTCATTGACTAATCCGTATGGCTCGGTAAATTTAGCCAATCAGTTCCTGGCTACTCAAAGTAACTTGTTGTTACCGGGTAATCTAGGCAAAACTATGGGTTCAACTGATCCGCAAATGCCCATGGCACCTTTAATGGATAGCTTAAAGAAGAAAAGTGGACATGCAGATGTGTCAAGTTTACTAGCTGACATGAATAACGAACAACTGAACTATTTGCAAAGCTTAACTTACGCATCTATGAATAAGCCTACGACCACCAAAAACTTTCCGAGTTCtagtagaaaaaatatatccagTCCTGGTAACAAAATGAATGTGCCAACAACCAAAGCTGCTATGTCTACAAGCAGTGCGCTGAGCATGGGAAGTTCAATGGGCAAACAGTATATATCAAGTGCAACAACGACGAGCACTAAAAGTGTGACACCTGGTGCCGGAATTAAATATAGTCCTAGTACAGTTACAAGCACCAAGATGAATTTACCCAGCACAAGTGGTAATCAGACGCCTAAATCCAGACCCAGTTCAGCCATTTTAAGCAAACCATACAAGTATGCTGCATCTGACGTTCCACAGTTGCTAGGGACGGGTATTACCAAGAGTGGATCTCAAATGTTTAAG GAGCCGTCCACATcgattctaaaaaatacaatgaGTCCATCAACAATGAAATCGGCGATAACGTCGTCACCTACCAAAGTGCATCATTCTGTACCCAAAGAAAATCCGGGCGTTTACTTAAAGGAGAGACCTAGTATTTCCATAACCCCTGTAACCTCGACTGCAACACCGCCTGTGGTTTCTACTGCATCGTTTGTGTCACCTTCCATACCCAGTAGTCCCGGAAAAACGCTGCAGGAGAAATTAGCGGATAAGCAAAAACAACACCAACATTCTAACAAAGCTCAG AGCAAACATATGGAATCGCCGGCGGATATATTTACCAAGGAACACATCTCGTCGGCTAACCTTATGAAGAGTCTGAATCTAACGAATTTACCGTCTTCCTTGTCAGTTTCTAAGGCGGTGGTTTCCTCTCCACAGCTTCCACCAGGTCTGTCCATAAGCGCCGCCTCGAACGTATCCACTTCCCATTATAGAACTGATTTGGGAATGTCCCATCCATTGTGCATGCCCAAGTACCAGGAACCAATTTTGCCGCCCTCGTTATCCGTGAGCAAAGCTTCTGTACCAGTTTCCTCGTCTATTGCCGGCAAGTTTCAACAACCGATGGCTGTTCCTAAGGATCAG ATTTCACCTAGTTACAAACAAAAGCAAAAGAATTCAACACAGGCTCTTAAAAAAGGAGGACCGACAATTGTCAACCCCAATTCAGGAATGTCTATAAACGTATCACCCACAAAAGGACCAGACCCCAATAAAGAATCCAAAACATCCATGGACTTAACAAGGAAAAGTGAAAAAATCCCAAAAATTTCCGTGCGCCAAGATTTGGTGTCCTCCATATCAAAAAACGTCGACTTGGAAGCCCTGAAACGTATTCAAAGTTCTGGATCCGtagacattttaaatgttagtCCATCTAGTTCCAAAGGAATGAAGAAGAAAACTGCACTTGATAGCCCAATATCTACGACTATAACTCGAGTTGGTCCAAGTAAAAAGGAAACGAAATTTCATTTGACTGGAACACCAAAGGACGCAGGCTCTTCCACTTCAgttaatgatgatgatgatgatattatattagttgagtga